The Bacteroidota bacterium genomic sequence TGATCTGTTTGAAGGAAGTGGATTAAACAAAATTGGCCCTCATAGTGGGCATGATGAGGGTTTAGTCAATATTGGCGGCATCTCCTTTCTGGATTACAATAAAGATGGAAATATTGATCTTTTTCTTGCGTCTTGGTTTGATGATTATAAAAAAAATCTGGATAATGGTGGCAGCAATGGCATGACTTCCAGTTATTTATTAAAAGGTAATGGAGATGGAACCTTTACAGATGAAAGTTTTTGGGGAAAGATAAAAACCAACGTATTTCCGCTGTATGGATCTAATGTTACGGATTGGAATAATGATGGGTGGATGGATATTGCCACCGCACCTTATTGTCGAAGCAGCGGTAGTTTATGGGCCAATGATGGAAGTGGTCGTTTCACTGATGTGGCTTCACAAGTTGGATTCAATACACAAAAATTAAATGGAGATGGAGGACAGCATCTCTGCACCTGGGCCACTCAGCCTGCTGATTATGACAATGATGGCGACATGGATTTTTACTATGTGCTGGTACATGGTGGATTTGCAAATGGAGAAGGACGGTCAACATTAGTAATCAATAAAGGAGCCTCTGAAAACTATTCTTTGGATTGGGCTTTAGACAAAATACATCGAGATCCTCCCCGTCCAAGTCATATTGGCGATTATGATGCAGCTTGGTTTGATTTTGATAACGATATGAGGTTAGACATTGTAAGTGGTAGCGGTGGATATGCTTACAACCGCAGATTATTTTTTCTCCTTCAAGATGCAGATAATGAAATGCAGGATATTTCAAGCGAACTTAAAATCATTTATCCTGATGATCAATACAAAGAAATTAGTTCCATTCAACCAATTGATTTTGATTTGGATGGAGACGATGATATACTAATAGCCCATGGAGATGGTACTTTCACCCCAAAAAACACAGTTACCCTTATTGAAAATAAAATTGGTCAAAACAACAACTGGGTGGGGATCAAACTTTTTTCACCTGCTGGTTCAAACTTGAGTGGCATTGGCAACCGGATTACTGTTTGGGCAGGAGGAGTTCAACAAACTCGAGAAATTAAGGCTGGATTCGGGCATTTTGCCGGACAACAACCCTTCATTACAAATTTTGGTTTGGGTACAAATAATAAAATTGATTCTGTAGTCGTTCGCTGGCAAACAAATCCAACTACTTATACCAAAGTAACAGATATCCCTATTAATCAAATTAGTATTGTGAATGAAAACGGATTGTGGGGTAATTTAGCTATCAATGAAAAACATTTTTCATCTATGCAGCTTTTCCCAAATCCTGCCAAGGATTATTTAGTTGTAAAATTTGATCAACTAGTAGAAAATGCCCAATTTTCGATTGTAGATGTTAGTGGTAAACAACACTATTTCAAACAATTCGATAATTCAATAGGTTATATGATCAAATTAGATATATCTAATTTGGCAAATGGTTATTATATACTGAAATTTGAGGATCAATCCTCTCAACAAACAAGTATGGCCTTTATAATTAATAAGTAAAATCGTTAAAATCAATTTATATGTTAGACTTAACAGTAAAATATCTAGGATTAGAACTAAAAAATCCAATTGTTATAGGTAGTTCAGGATTAACTGACTCGGTAGAAAAAATAGTTGAATTAGAAAAAAATGGTGCTGCAGCCGTAGTAATTAAATCGCTTTTTGAAGAAGAGATCATTTATGAAATGGAAGAAGGAACACACAACATGACCGGAAGAGCCGTGGTGTATCCTGAAACTTTCGATTATATGGATGAATTTCCAGTTGAAGATAGTGTGCGAAAATATTTGCGATTAATTCGTGAAAGCAAAGCAGCAGTCTCCATTCCTATTATTGCCAGCATTAATTGCGTTTCAGCACAAAAATGGACCTATTTTGCCAAAGAAATTGAAAATGCAGGTGCCGATGCCTTGGAATTAAATGCATTTATTCTTCCTTCGGATATGAACCGTACAGGAGAAGAAAATGAAAGACTGTATTTTGACATAATTGAAGAGGTTCAAAAACACACAACATTACCCATCAGTTTAAAGATCAGTTATTATTTTTCCAATCTGGCTCAAATGATACAAAATTTAGCGGATACCGGCATTCAAGGTCTTACTTTGTTTAACCGTTTCTACAGTCCTGATTTTGACCTTGAAAACTTAAGTGTTATCCCATCATTTGTTTTGAGTAATTCAAATGACTTACCGATATCATTAAGATGGGTAGGAATTATGGCAGAGCGAATCAATTGTGACATTGCTGCCTCCACGGGTATTCATGATGGCAAAGCTGCTATCAAGCAAATTTTAGCTGGTGCCAATGTGGTACAGGTCGTTTCAGCAATTTATAAGAATGGAAATTCATACATTGGTGAATTTCTCAATGAAATTGAAATTTTCATGAAAGAACAGGAATTCAATAGCATATCAGATTTCAAAGGAAAATTAAGCCAATCAAGAGCTGTTGACCCTGCTGCTTACGAACGCGTTCAGTTTATGAAGCACTTTAGGTCATTTCAAGCCTAAATTTAATTTGCTGCAACAAATCACAATATCTTACGTTAATCTGCCATAAATAAGCGCCAAACCTCAATAGCATGCATCTGCTTAAAGCCATAATAATTGACGATGAGGAATTCTGTCAAAAGAATTTGGCACATATATTAACAGAGCATTGTCCTGAAATTGATATCGTTGGATATGCTGATTCTGCACAATCAGCACTAGATGAAATCAAACTAAAATCGCCTGACCTTATTTTTCTGGATATAAATATTCCTGGCAAAAGTGGACTGGAAGTATTGGAAGAAATAAAGGAACGCAACTTTAGCGTGATTGTAGTTACTGGCGAAAAAGAATATGGCATACAAGCCTTGAAGCAAGATGTAATCGATTATGTACTCAAACCATTGGATGAGGATGAGTTAAAAGAAGCTGTTCGAAAAGCAGTATTTAAGTCGCATGATGACAAAAGCAATGATAGCAAAGAAAAAATATTGTTTACCATACAATCGGGCTTTAAAGTATTGCTATTAGATGATATTATCTATTTGGAAGGACAAGATAATTATACCGAGGTTAATTTTAATGGAGGCCAATTATTGGTATCGAAAACATTGAAAGATTATGAGAACCTCTTGAATTATAGCAATTTCTATCGAATCCATAAAAAACATTTGATCAATCTCAATCATATCAAAGAATTTTCTTACAAAGATGGTGGTTTCATTATTATGAGTAATGAAAAGCAGTTAGCCATAGCACGCAACCGGCTCAAAGATTTTGTCAACAGAATGAGATATTATGCGATCAACACACATAATCATTAGTTGTTTTCTAAGCGTATTATCTTTTGAAAATTCAATTGCTCAAAATCTAGCAGTAAATCACTATATTAATAATGAACATTTAGCCAGTAACATTGTTTACGATATGGAGTTTGCTGCTGATGGTTTATTGCTGTTTGCCACCGACAATGGTATCGTTCAATTTAATGGAAGTGAATTTAGCCCAGTCAGTTATTTTGGGGAGTATAAAAACCTATCCATTATTTCACTTTATAAGCATAGTGACGGAAGTGTGATGGCAACCACTTGTGACAATAAAATACTCATATCTCATCCCGATTCAGCGATTAAATTTATGCGTTATAAAATTGGAAACTATTGCTTCGATCACATCTTTCAAAACAATAATGAACTATATAGCTATCATAATCGATATGTTTACCACATTAATAAAACGTCAAATAAATTTGAAATAGACGATCAGCGATTTATCTTACCCAACCAACAAGCTTTTTCACCTTTTACTACCTTTCGATCCAAGATTTACTCTTTGGTAAATTCCAATCTTTATCAATACCATCCCGATCGCAGAATTGAACTCCAAGCCAATGATTTAAACAGCCAATTAACAGCTTGTTTCGCATTTAAAGGTGTTTTTTATGTGACCACCCATAATGCAGTCTACAAAAGTCTTGATGTTCAGCATTTTGAAAAAATATTTAGTGTAAAAGAAGATCAAAAAATCGGCAACATTTTACCTGATGAAGACAATAAAATATATTTTGAAATCAAAGAAGAAGGTCTGTTTGTGTATGATTTGAATGCCAAATCAATAAACAATATTATTTCATTTAAACAGGCGGCAACATTTATTATTTCTGATGAAAATAAAAATATTTGGGTAGGAACCTATGGAGACGGCATATTTTGCATTTCACAAAAACTCTTTCATAACTTAACTGATCAAACAAATAGCACTTTACATATTACTGATATAGCAAGCAATCAAAAAGGAAAACTGGTAGCAGGTACATCAAAGGGTTTAATGATTTACGATAGTTTTCAAAAAACACTGATTTTATCGGATGACAAATATGCTCAACATTATATTTGGGATGTTAACTACTCGCCAGAAATCAAACAATATACTGTCTCCACTGTTGTTCATGGTTTAAACAAAAAAACCAAAAAATCTGCAGCAAACACGGATATAATTTTTGTTCGGTCAACATGTAACTTAGTATCCGATTCGATTATTTACTTCGCAGCCTGGGATCATGTTGCCTATTATAAACCAAATCTGCATGCTGAAAACTTCTATAGATTTCAATTTACTGAATATAGCATGCTGCCTAAATTTGCACCGGATATTCGGACAAATGTAATTTTTAAAGATTCACACCATTTACTAATAGGGTGCAATTTGGGTCTTTATGCATCTTCATTACCTACGAACCACGATATGCTTAAACTTAGCAATATCAATGTATTGAAAATTCAGAATGATTATATGGCTAATACCTGGGTGGTGACCCCAAAAAATATTTTTAAATTAAAACGCAACAAATTGTGGAAACAAAATATTGGAAAAAAATACAACTTAACATTTACTGATATTGCCTTTATACCTGATACGAACTTATTTTTTATCGCCACCAAATCTGGTTTATTACTTAAAACTCCGGAAAATGAGATTCTTCTCAATCAATCTTTGGGATTAATGTCGCAAGAAGTAACCAGTTTAGATTATGATAGTTTTTATGGATATTTATGGATTGGCACGACAAAAGGGCTCCATTACGTAGCTTTAAAAGACATTTATACTAATTTAAAGCAAACTCCTAAACCCTATATTATCATCAACGAAAAAGTAATTCAGGAAGATATAAAAATTGATTTAACTGCAAATACGAAATCCTATAACATTCAATATGCCGCTTTGGCCTTATTCCATTTTAAAAATATAAATTACCGCTATCGAATCAATCATGCTAAATGGATTTACTCAAAATCTCAAAACATTGATTTATTGCTTCAGAATCCTGGAAATTATAAACTTGAAATTTGTTGTACCAACTCCGGATTGATATGGTCAAAACCAATAACCATCACGTTGGATAAAGCTCCGTATTTATGGCAAACATTGTTTGCAAAAATATTTATTGTTGTAGTGGTTCTGCTTCTAGGATTTATGCTCACTATTCTACGGATAAAGAGAATTAAGAAAAGAGAAGCTGCAAACCGAAATTATGAAAAACAAATAAACGAATTTAAATTCAAGGCATTTTCTGCTTCAATTAATCCCCACTTTGTTTTCAACTCACTCAACTCCTTGCAATACTTGGTTAATGTTGGCAAACCAAAAATTGTGAATGAATATATAAAAAGTTTTGCCCGATTGCTCCGTCTTAATATTGATGATATTGACCAGACTTTTGTAAGCTTAAATCGCGAACTTGAACGAGTTAAAAACTATATGGCAATTGAAAAAATGCGATTTGGAGACAAAATTCGATTTGAATTGGAAGTCGATGAGCAGCTTGATGGTGACAGAATTCAGGTCCCCGGAATGATTCTTCAACCTTTTGTTGAAAATTCGATTAAACATGGCTTTCAGCAGATAGAAGAAGGTTTAGTCCGAATTCATATTTCAAAACTCGATGAAGACATTCAATTTGTTATTCAGGATAATGGCAAAGGAATACATGATGAGAAAATGCCTATTTCGGGTAAAGGAAATAAATTGGTGAACGATCGATTACAGGTAATATTTAACTTGCCAGATCGACAATTTGTTAATGTGTTAGATGAAGATGAGAATTTAGATGGCTACAAAATAAAAATCACCATCCCTTTAACAAGCAAATAAAAGTCTTTCAAAACAATAAGCTCTACTGTTCCCTCATTAACAACTTACATTTCCTTGACCAAAGCAACCGTTCCCTCGAAAGCTATTTTATTTCAATTAGTTGTATTTTATCTTTACGCTTTAATTTGATTTAATAGAGAGCAAACTCATCGTAAAATCACTCAGATCTATTCGTTTTATCTAAAGAATTAATTGCATTTCGTTGGAAAACACTTATTAAAAGACATAGATTGATTCCAGATGAACGGAAAGAAGAGGCCAATAATTTGGCCTTTTTTTTTGTTAATCAATCATTGCTTTTTGCTTGGGTAGCGAAGCAGTATTTTCAGGTGTTCCACTTGCATATTTCATTTTAAAAAACAAAGGAGAATCTAAAACATTGAAAACACCTTTGAGTTTATTTGTTGCATGAGGCTCCTCAAATCCCAGATAACTGTATTTACCATAATGTGGCAATTTTCTTGTTAAGGGTGTCATGGCAGCAATATCGTGTACACCAAAAAAAGCGAAAGTTTGATCTATATTATCTGGATTCGAAAACACATAAATCATTGATCCTTCATTTTCCATTTTTTCCCAAACTGCTAAGCCATCTTCATTCATGGTTTTTTTATGTTCAGCTGCAATATTAGTAAATACTGTATACTTGCTTCCATAACCAAAAATCCAAATGGCTTTTTCTTTAGGTAAATTGCTAACATCCCTGTCGTAAAGTATTCTCACTTTTTTGCCTTCAGTAGAAAACTTTTTCTTCCATTCGTTGGCTAAATCCAAATAAGGTTCAGCAAATCGATCGTTAAAAGGAACCACAATGGCAATATCATCACTGCCATACATGCGAGATAAAGAAGCAGGAACTTCCCTCTTGTCTAACCTTCTCATGACATCAAAATACGGATCAACTTCTATCTTGAGTGGCTTACTATTGCAAGCAATTGTAAAACGCTGCGATCTCTCGGTCATTCTTACCCGATGAATTTTTGCCACAGTATCGCCTGCACAATATACAGCAATGGGAACACTCACATCAAATACATCTTCGGCTTGCGTTTGAACCAATTTAAAAACCAGTTCAATATCTCCTTCTGTTTTTACTCGCACACCTTCCAAACTTAAAGCTGGTGCACCTTTTCTTTTTACCCACTGATTGAAAAATAATGCAAGACTATCTCCAGTAACCAATTCGAAACTTTTTCTGATATCATCAAATGAAGCAGCTTTAAATTTATTGTTCAGGTAGAAATGCTGAAATGCAGCAATAAACTTATCATCTCCATATTCCTTTCGCAGCATATGATACATCATTAAGGACTTACCATAGCCAATTGCTTCCTGTGCCGAATTATTTCGTGATAAAAACGCTGATAATGGGAAATCATTTTCGGTATTGACATAATCTGTAAATTTTTGCAATGTATTTCTACGATAAACTTCTCCTTCACCTTGCATTTCCTTGTTAAGATGGTCGGCCATATAGGCGGTTATTCCTTCACACCAATTTCCTCCCTCATAATCAACATACACTGAGTTTCCCCACCAGTTATGTAATAATTCATGAGGATAAGATGAATGAAGTATCCATGGAAAACGAATCACTTTTTCGCCAAGCAAAGTAAAAGATGGCATTCCATAGCCGGTTTCCCAAAAATTTTCAACTAAAGTAAATTTAGTAAATGGATAGGGACCGATCAAAGATTCATAACGCTTCAAATAAGATGCTGTAACGCCTAAATATTTA encodes the following:
- a CDS encoding T9SS type A sorting domain-containing protein: MMKRFLFYLVCFLFLMPLFGLAQQANWIENISTEVGIDTAKASYVYVTDVNNDDYPDLIFVYANLNKGQVSLYMNVQKPGSSDPTERYFVDTTAWSMLDLKRNGEHGRIVDNIAFADVDNDGDVDAITSIYYHRWEYYHPDSLDPGDRTELMLNRGNGRFDLFEGSGLNKIGPHSGHDEGLVNIGGISFLDYNKDGNIDLFLASWFDDYKKNLDNGGSNGMTSSYLLKGNGDGTFTDESFWGKIKTNVFPLYGSNVTDWNNDGWMDIATAPYCRSSGSLWANDGSGRFTDVASQVGFNTQKLNGDGGQHLCTWATQPADYDNDGDMDFYYVLVHGGFANGEGRSTLVINKGASENYSLDWALDKIHRDPPRPSHIGDYDAAWFDFDNDMRLDIVSGSGGYAYNRRLFFLLQDADNEMQDISSELKIIYPDDQYKEISSIQPIDFDLDGDDDILIAHGDGTFTPKNTVTLIENKIGQNNNWVGIKLFSPAGSNLSGIGNRITVWAGGVQQTREIKAGFGHFAGQQPFITNFGLGTNNKIDSVVVRWQTNPTTYTKVTDIPINQISIVNENGLWGNLAINEKHFSSMQLFPNPAKDYLVVKFDQLVENAQFSIVDVSGKQHYFKQFDNSIGYMIKLDISNLANGYYILKFEDQSSQQTSMAFIINK
- a CDS encoding dihydroorotate dehydrogenase-like protein, giving the protein MLDLTVKYLGLELKNPIVIGSSGLTDSVEKIVELEKNGAAAVVIKSLFEEEIIYEMEEGTHNMTGRAVVYPETFDYMDEFPVEDSVRKYLRLIRESKAAVSIPIIASINCVSAQKWTYFAKEIENAGADALELNAFILPSDMNRTGEENERLYFDIIEEVQKHTTLPISLKISYYFSNLAQMIQNLADTGIQGLTLFNRFYSPDFDLENLSVIPSFVLSNSNDLPISLRWVGIMAERINCDIAASTGIHDGKAAIKQILAGANVVQVVSAIYKNGNSYIGEFLNEIEIFMKEQEFNSISDFKGKLSQSRAVDPAAYERVQFMKHFRSFQA
- a CDS encoding response regulator transcription factor yields the protein MHLLKAIIIDDEEFCQKNLAHILTEHCPEIDIVGYADSAQSALDEIKLKSPDLIFLDINIPGKSGLEVLEEIKERNFSVIVVTGEKEYGIQALKQDVIDYVLKPLDEDELKEAVRKAVFKSHDDKSNDSKEKILFTIQSGFKVLLLDDIIYLEGQDNYTEVNFNGGQLLVSKTLKDYENLLNYSNFYRIHKKHLINLNHIKEFSYKDGGFIIMSNEKQLAIARNRLKDFVNRMRYYAINTHNH
- a CDS encoding histidine kinase — protein: MRSTHIIISCFLSVLSFENSIAQNLAVNHYINNEHLASNIVYDMEFAADGLLLFATDNGIVQFNGSEFSPVSYFGEYKNLSIISLYKHSDGSVMATTCDNKILISHPDSAIKFMRYKIGNYCFDHIFQNNNELYSYHNRYVYHINKTSNKFEIDDQRFILPNQQAFSPFTTFRSKIYSLVNSNLYQYHPDRRIELQANDLNSQLTACFAFKGVFYVTTHNAVYKSLDVQHFEKIFSVKEDQKIGNILPDEDNKIYFEIKEEGLFVYDLNAKSINNIISFKQAATFIISDENKNIWVGTYGDGIFCISQKLFHNLTDQTNSTLHITDIASNQKGKLVAGTSKGLMIYDSFQKTLILSDDKYAQHYIWDVNYSPEIKQYTVSTVVHGLNKKTKKSAANTDIIFVRSTCNLVSDSIIYFAAWDHVAYYKPNLHAENFYRFQFTEYSMLPKFAPDIRTNVIFKDSHHLLIGCNLGLYASSLPTNHDMLKLSNINVLKIQNDYMANTWVVTPKNIFKLKRNKLWKQNIGKKYNLTFTDIAFIPDTNLFFIATKSGLLLKTPENEILLNQSLGLMSQEVTSLDYDSFYGYLWIGTTKGLHYVALKDIYTNLKQTPKPYIIINEKVIQEDIKIDLTANTKSYNIQYAALALFHFKNINYRYRINHAKWIYSKSQNIDLLLQNPGNYKLEICCTNSGLIWSKPITITLDKAPYLWQTLFAKIFIVVVVLLLGFMLTILRIKRIKKREAANRNYEKQINEFKFKAFSASINPHFVFNSLNSLQYLVNVGKPKIVNEYIKSFARLLRLNIDDIDQTFVSLNRELERVKNYMAIEKMRFGDKIRFELEVDEQLDGDRIQVPGMILQPFVENSIKHGFQQIEEGLVRIHISKLDEDIQFVIQDNGKGIHDEKMPISGKGNKLVNDRLQVIFNLPDRQFVNVLDEDENLDGYKIKITIPLTSK